The window cagccagcaactaagcaccacacagccgctcgctcactccccccggtgggatgggggagagaatcaaaagagtaaaagtgagaaaactcgtgggttgagataaagacagtttaatagtgAAAGCAAAAggtgtgcatgcaagcaaagcaaagcaaagcaaggaattaattcacaacttcccatgggcaggcaggcaggcgttcagccatctccaggaaagcagggctccatcacgtgtaatggttacttgggaagacaaacgccatcactccaaatgtccccccttccttcttcttccccagctttatatactaggcatgatgtcatatggtatggaatagccctttggccagtttggatcaactatcttggctgtgccccctcccagcttcttgtgcacctggcagagcatgggaagctgaaaagtccttgaccagtgcagcaacaactaaaacatctctgtattatcaacactgttctcagtacaaatccaaaacatagccccataccagccactataaagaaaattaactctatctcagctgaatcCAGGACAATGAGATTTATTAATAGTGTATGTACAAAGTTATCAGAAAACATGCAACACAGCAGCCCATGGGCCTCTGTTCTTGAGAATtagttgtgttttcttcttgtaATAGACTTGTCCTTGTCTGATTCTCACCCTTGTTCAGTTAAGATTGCTAGAGTTTCTATGTACTTTACAGTGTCTTATTTTGGTATCTCTGAAGGATTTATCATAAAATCCATCTTACAGCACGACAGAGGAGTACTGATTAAATAAATTATGTTTGATATGGTGACATGGGACCAAATATACCTTTCTAGCTCTACTGTGCAGGACTCAAAATGATCCTTAAGCACCGTGTAGAATTAAGAACTTGCACCTCAGGAAGTCTCAGGCAGAAAGGTGTCATCCCTCCATGCCTGATGGAGAACCATTTTCTGTTTAGTATTTTTAACCTTCTTCTTCTGTTTAGTTCCTGCTCTGCCACTTAATGTAATGCCCGTTTATTGCAGACTGCTTTTAGTTTGGTCCTTTTAAAAGCTCCCTGAGGCACAATTATGCCTAGAAATTAATGTATTCCCTTCCCGCACATCAAGCAGATGTGTGTATATTGAGTTAGTGTCTCTAACATTTAGCTGATTTCTTTTCAGAGCATAGTTGAATCACTGCTACATACCAAACCTATTTGTGGCCTTTTCTCCTTAAACTATTGGGATATGTAGATTTATATATacaatatttttagctttaattGCAAAGCGCTTGTGTGACTTGCAGGTTTTTATAAAATCACTAGTCCTAAATATGCTATGCTGTTGGGCAGCATAGTGCTCCAGTTGTTGAATATGGCTGGATTCAACAGGCGAATGCATAAGGCacccttggcattccaagacctTGAAGTGGTTGTCTTTGTCATCTTTGCCCACCTACCTTTTTCTTACTGGTTGGAATAGAAGTCACCTTTGAAAAGGTTACTGCTGGTTGAAAAGCTGAGGAATTCGGTTAACGTGCTAGGCCAAAGCATCCTTACCAAGGAATTAACATGTATTCCAGCTAACCGTACAGCCAGGTTAGGGTAATTCCTGCTTCTCCTCTAAAGTGAAAGAAAATCTTCTCCTAATGTTCGTATTACACAAAGCCATGATTGTAACTTCTCAACTGTGGTTGAGGTCACTCATTTTACCTGTAAATGGCAATGCTTTATCTTCCGTCAGAAAACGGTGGTATCTCTCCACGTACCTGCAAATCTTCTTTGTATCATATCCCCTCTTGCTGAGGTGGTCAGCAGAAGTAACTCTTTGGAAGAGCATCAGTCCTGTCCTACTTTTCTACCCTTACCATAAAGAAAAGTGCGATCACACTCAGAACTAAAAATGCCAACTTCAGGTTGCATTGTGTTTATCAAGGTAAGATGTCGTAAGGATGATTTCCTGGAAATCCCCCCAGCCCCTTAAGGTAGACAGAGTACCCTTCCCACTGTACTAAAAAGACGTAGCTGTTCAagtaaagtcttttaaaaatatagatttattttaagcACATGAAACATCAGGATAGGCACAATTACAAACACAGAAGGATTAAACATGGCAGTGAACTTGCAGCCAGACTATGCAAGCAATAACTTAGAGGCAGAGGTTACCATTTCACATACGAAACCTGCTGAAAATTGGTTATTTTTGGTACTAGACATTCTAGACTTTGCTCatctcagttttgaaaatatcctGTCATTCCATCCCTTCCAAGTTTTTATTTAGAAGTTACTTGTGTAAATacctatatattttaaatactgtataaaGTGCATTCAGATGAAGGACGGAAAAAGGTAAAGGCCCAATTTCCAGTGCACTAGAGGGCACTGAGGCAAAACATACTCAAATCATTGAGTAGAAAGAGCTTGGTTTTGAATCAAACCCTAAGAACATATTGAGTAATGGCACAGTAGTGCAAACATGGTTTCTAGGAGACAACTTTAGAGTAGATACTAATTACTAGAATTATGGCTTGACAGCATATTTGCCTTTTAACTTTTGCAGAGCAAGGCCGCGTTCCTCTGTCGATaattattagaataaaaatatgcTGAAGTTTGAAATGTTCCTCCTAATGTGATACTGAACAGTTGTTACTGTAAACAACATTCTATGTATTTTGAAATAGTCCATTAATTCTTGGGTCTTATTGTCTGCATTTTCCTGTAGGCTGTGAGCTGCTATCTTGGAATTCCAATTAGTTTTTTGTTGTTAGAAGTGCAGCCATTTCCATCTTTAACTAGCCTTTAAGCCTAAAGCTGTTTCTGTTAACATCAGTAAATCAGTATGTCTTGTTCAGAAGCTTAGGCTTTATAGTTCACCAGTAGTTAAGGGAAGCCTAAGGACAGCtaaaagaaaacaccagcttCAACTCTCAGCTTCTTATAACTCATTTGTGTCTCTCAGAAACTTGAGAAAGGCTAAGGGATATTGCAAATTAAAACACtctggcataattttttttcccttaaggcATGTTTGGGATGTAGAGGAATTGAGCAGCACCAAAAATTCCACTTCTTTTTACACAAGTGGACTCCTCAGTCTCCTTTCTGAGAGGTCACCGCAGTGCTGGAGCCTCTTACCTCTCTTAGCACATCTCTTACTTTTGTTGAAGTGTGAACTTGGAAGACAGTGAACAACATTCCCAGTATTGCGATATGGACATCAAGGACAGAATAGttacagtattttttcccttACACTCAAACAGGAATAACTCTTCTTGatatgaaagtaaaaaaagaaacattttttttttaaattgtaacttCCCTGTCTATTTTATATCAATTGTGCTTATGAAtagctagggaaaaaaatcctgcagaattCAAGAGATGAATTCTTTAACTCTTCTCAGTCATCCTTTTTGTCAGAGGTACTTGAGTTACCCTCTTCATTGCCTTCAGGACAGACTTTATTTCTTGCAATTGGTGTTGTTTCTGAGACTGGGATTGCACTCGTTCTAACTGAACTGTGTTTGACTTCAGGTGGCTCAATGTCATCCTCCTCCAACATATCTAACTGGTATCTCTGTAGTTCTAGGTATGTAGTAAACAACTTGGCATATTCTGGATGCTTGAATGCAAAGTCCTTGAACtcatctgaaaaatataaaaaatacagacaCTATAGTGCAGCACAGAATCAAATAAAATTCCAGTGCCTGCTCCTTTTACTGAAGCTGATCTCCAGTTactttcctctgaagcatctCAGGCAAATCACACAAAGTATCTAGGTCTGTGCTTCAATGATTTTCCCCAGAAACAGGGTATGAGAACCATCAGAtaatttcagggagaaaaaaggtaggaaactcTGTCAATATGACTGTCAGAATGCTCTTCGTTATAAAAGGACGTAACTTACCATAGGACAGCTTCCCAGTTTCATCTGCATCTATTTCTTTAAACAGCATAGAAACATCAAGCTCAGGCACCCCCAGAGCTGACTGAATTATACAGGCAAACTCATCTTCAGTTATAGTGCCATCCTCATCCATGTCAAAGAGCTGGAAAAGACATTACGTGTAGAAATACTTTAGCATCAGTTTGCCTATGAACCTTCTGTGCACGTCAGCCACCCATATTAGGTTTCCAGTGTTCAAGAGGTGATCTGCAAACAACACCTGGGATTTGAAGAGACTGGTTGCATCTCAGCTACCTTCTCTTGCAAaagattttatgtattttctctGGAATAAGACTAAGCAGACACTTAGCAAAGCAATGTATGTGCTATAGTTGAGATTAGAATATTCTCTAATAGGAAAAGTATGTAGCAAACTTACAGCAACAAACAAACCTCACAGCATTAGTTCAGTAATAAAACTCATAcaaaactgataaaaacaaaacataaacaaagGTTTATGTTAATTGCCACCATGGGGTCTACTCGATTCAGCTACTGTATATTGGAACATCTTAGGTTTTAGTCTTCATTTTCAGTAAGTTATGGCACATCTGCCATCAGATTAAACTTGCCATAGTTTATGCTCTGACATAAAATACCTAAATTTTAGTATATGTGATCTGTCACTCACTAAGGAATTATTGTAATTAACAAGGAATTTTGGTGATTGGAATGCAGGCAGTAAATGTACACTGATCATCCCATCCTTCCCAGTGCAGTGACAGTAAGCATCTGCTATGAATCAACCCCTTGAGAAATACAAGGGATGGACGGCTGTAATTCTAAGTAACTTGCTACAAACTTTCCCATTGTGAAGGAAAGTACATTTAGTGGCAGAGAAAACAAGTAGCAAAAGGAAACCCATAAGTTCCATTTCAGACTGAAACAGGCTTTTACCAGCTGAACCAGTCATTTCCTGCTGAAACTgggaattaaaacaaattactagTTTTATAATCAGTGTAACTGTTAAGATACTGAAGAGTATAgtctagaaaacaaaacaatgaaacagCAACAATAGCTGCTAGGCTTGCTTCTTCATAGGAATCTGTAGTGATAAAACATCCCTGAAAAAGCACAAATCACTTCGAACAGCTGTAGCGCTTATCTGTAAAGCAGCCAGTGGATATAATGGATTGCCATAAAAATTCTGGTACTTCCCAAGTACGCATCATACGAAAAAGTATCCAGTTTAAGATGAACATGATCCATATCTCAATATGGTTCATAAGAACAGATTAGTGGGTAAAATAACTGAATCTACTAAAAAAAGTCACTCAAGCATTTTCATATTCAGGGATTCAGAACCTGGGCATCCCTGGTCACATATTGCCTGCTTGTACCTGAGATCTGAAAGGAGCTACTGCTCCTTGACTGCTTGTACTATCAGGACACCATAGTACAAGCCAATAGATGATCTTAGATGCAGCCCAATGTTGGATGTGCCAGTCCTGAATAGCCCTtcttgacaccccccccccccctttgttaACAACAGTGACTCTACTGAGCGCTTGACCCACAAGAGGATATTGCTCCATCCATTGTTTACTAGTGACACTGAAGaatcacagcagaaaaaacatcagGCGAAAAAACTGCAAGTGCTGCTGAATCATTTTTGGAGTTAGCCTGCCAAGTTACATATTCATTAGTGCCTTCACATGGCTTTTGAAACCCTTTTCTATGAAGCTGATGCCTGcaattctctccctccccttcacaCTCTAAATGTCAATTGGTTTAAGGGTATTACTCACATTTGCATAACAGATTGAAGCTATAAACTTATGATTTGAAAGCTAACAGATTTACAGTCAGTCTTGATTTGTCAGGTTTGTAGATTTAGACTAAATTGAACTTACCTTAAATGCCATCCGAATAGTCTCTTCTGTGTTGGCTGGGTTACAAAGAATAGACAAACCAATTACATATTCTCTGAAGTCAATGGTGCCGTCTCCATTCTGTAACCAAAATATGTATGGCAGTAGTTATAGTTAATATAGCAAATCACTTTAAAAGCTGTTGTACAAATCAACTATACAACATGCACTAAGACAGTTTACAACACTAGAGGTATTTgttcttcctggaaaaaatactAACAGCTCACTAAATATATGTAATACTAGGACTGAAGTAGCCATATACCCAATTTTTAGCTATTGAAAATATATATCAATTTCTATCTTATAAACACCtaaacaaaaaagatttaaaacaactTACAAGTTTTTCTTTAGTATATGACCTCCAAGAAGCCTCTAACAAGAATTGGAATACGTGTGTTTAAGGTAATGGTAACAGTTCATGTAGCACTGGCACTTGCTAAAGTTCAGAGACCGATGCAACATCCTAGAATAAACAGGCCAACAGTGAGGCTGTTGCCTTGAGTTAATTCTTCCTAAGAACCTTCAGCAATAAAATATATGCCAGTGAAAGTACAGCCTGATGATGCAGTAAATCTACATGGTCTATCTTAAGCCTTTCTTTGAAGCAAATGCATTGCCGTACATGGTATTTTGAAGCCAATACATTGTCCTACCTTTTAAGCCAGAAACGCAGTGAATTCATTGTAACAGCCTCTCTGATAATTCCAGTTTTGATCTGAACGAACATTTCAATGTGTTAACTACAAAGCTTACATCAACAAAACATCTGAAGCTTGTTTTGATGGGGTTTGTGATTAATTCTATGTAAGCTGCATTATATTTGCAGATAGGGAAAATGGCAGATGCCCACTGAAATATATGCTTAAGTCAGTAGTGTTCCTGTGACCACACTGAAAGTTTCTTGAGGGTTTTGGGAAACATGCAGTCTGAGGAAGAAGCCATATATAAGTGTTAGGTGAAGGCACACAGAGTAGTTAATGAAAGCATAATAGAGATGACTAGTAGCTCATAGTTTGGAACGTTCTTTGGAACATAGTTTGGAACATAATAAGGGCATtcatcaaaaacattttaaaagcaaacaaaagtgtAAAGCGGAGTTCCTTTTGTGGATAATGTGTTGtacatttcaagaagaaaaagatttttaaaaaagtagactCCCTAAGTCTGAGGACAGCACAAAACTTTTTCAGCCAAACAAGAGAGGGGTAGTCTCCTGGATAAATCTGTAGTGAACAGCCAGACCTAGATTCTATTTCTGGCTTTCCTACCAACTTCTAATGCCCACTTGAGCATACCAGCCTTAACCTTTCTGTTcttggctttctgctgctgaataGTGGAATATGGAGCTTGCCAGTGGAGAAATGCTAAGGCTGCTCTGTAGAGTGCTTTGAAAATCCTGGGTTCTATGAAATAGGGATTTCTGTCATTGAATTTAGGTCTTAAGGTAGTCCTTGATTAACAAAATACGTGTAATAATGGATTCAATACTAACTTTTCTTTATCGAGCTATATATTTGACAGGATTTAAAACTGCTAAGATACAATTTTATTTAGCCTTCAAAACCAATTCAGGACTGTTTTTGCATGGACaactgttattttctttatattgatGGTCTAACCAATCTTTTCTGAAGACATGCAACCTTTGAACATCTTGTACTTTAAAGGCCTGTGAATTTTAAGGAAACTTCTTAGCAAAAATATGAATAGTCTTTAAGTTActtttgtgtgtgtctaagggaTATAACTTTTGACAGTTTTTAAtcattagaaaaggaaaatgttctttcataaatgctattttatttacaaatctgtgctgctgtgctgcagagttTGACTTTAAATACTTTGGCCACATCATAGTTCTCATAACAATAATAGATCTAATTTTAACATGTATCATTATAAACCTAAACTCTTAAAACAACTGAAGCAAGAGTGTAGATAATAATTGTTCAAAGTTCCATGGAATATTATTTTTGGGCAGTTTTATAGACTGTATTCTTAGCAAAGGACGGTTTGATgccattagaatatttttttaaatttatttttaaagttaagaaTAAGTGTCAtgggaagagaattggaaagtaaaactttaaataaaatagtctcattaaaaaacaacttctgaaatCAGTTAACACAGCTTTGGCTGCACATGGAAAAATGACAAGAGCTTATAAGGGTCATATTACTTTCATGAAAGAGCTAAAACCCAGTAATCAAAACTGAGTGCAATCTGATACACAGAACTCCAGCCATCTGAGTAGGAAATAAACTTAACTATACTTGCAAGATCATGTTGTGACTAGCTCTACTAAACCTTAGGATGCTGGCTAACTTCCAAATGCTCTGGCATTTTGGTTAAGGAGAAATGATAGTGTTGTGTGGAAAAAGAGATGGGAGTTAAactgaaaatacaggaaaaccTTCAGTGCTCTTGTAACATCACTGCAAACTAGCACTTGCAATAGTCTTTCTATGCATATCTAGCTGTGTTTGCAGCCTATACACCCAAGAGTATTTTAAGGAAGCAACATGTGAGCTGAGCTCCAATTCTCTAAATAGCAAAGTAGAACATCagtatttatatatttgtgtttaCATTACACAAAATAACCAAAACATAGTGTAACCTCAACAACCCTTGTTTTCTTTAAGGTAACTAGTTTTCTGCTACTATTTTCACTGTAGCATGCTATGGTAACTAGGGTTTTGTTGTTGAGTTTTTTATAGAATACAGTAAATCTTACACTTCGGTAAACAAGAAAGTTTGCATTGTCATGAACAGTCTCCATTTACAGTTGCACAAGGAGATTAGGACTAGATAATCAGTTAGTTTTATGCAGCTGGCAAAGCTCTCTGCAAGACAGATGCAGTCAATAAAGCTTAAAGTACTACTGCCCTGAAACTTTTTTCTCACTGTGTAAGGCAACAGGAAAAAtgaagtgtgtatgtgtgtatgcgtATGCACTAGTTATTCCTGTTCTGATTAGCTAAGTAAACCCTGAGTCACTTACAGGGGTACCACAGAGAAGCTACAACTGGACCACTTGAGGAGGAACTGCAGATGCACCGCTTGTGTTCATAGCCAGGCTCATAATCTAAGAGGCTATTGCTATAACTCCAAAATTTCCACTGCCTGTTGCTACATGGAAGTTCTAACTAGTCAGAAAGGGACATCCTGAAACAAACCTGGTAGGATGGTGCTCACCTAAAAGTATCATCACACTTTCCCTCATGCTCAGTTTTCTATTACTCAGAGCCCAAATGCCACTGTGGATAACTGTGCTTTTCCATTGAATAACTGGGAGGGGGGTGAATGCCATTAGGAAGGAATTGACCTCTTTCATCACAATTTGCACCAAtagaatatttttactgtttctgtcACCCAGTTTGGTACTAAACAaagtgcaggaggaaaaaagtctggGCAAAACTTGTAAGTTACTTTTTCCTAAGTTGCAAGTAAAAGGCTTCTGCAAGTATACCAGGGAGGAGATTTCATCAGTTTGGAAAATAACTGTTGGCCAAGTGTAACTGCAAGAATTAGAAATCAAAGCTAtggaaatgtaaaaacaaaacaaaaccacagtactCCATTAGTATTCAGATATCTTGCAGGTATTGTGTGGTATTTCTCACTCAGTCACTGATGTCTCCCTGAGGAGGGGCAGGGGCACGTGGACTCTTACATCTGTGTAGTGTGCAGGCTGCCCTACTCCACTCATCCTTTCACATTCCAGTCAGCTAGTACACACCCtagacaattttcttttaaagcagcagagccctgctgagaAATGTGCCTTGTTACATTGCACTGCAAGAACTGTTTTCATCAGCTATGTAATCCTTAATTCAAAGAAATGTACCTTTGACAGTTCATGTTATTCCTTTGTCTTTTACTCAAAAAATTGACATCTTGGACAGAACTGCATAACTAGCTTGAGAGAGATGGTGCACCCTGATAAAATTTAACGCAGATAGCCAGAGGTCGATTTTGGCTGGCAGGTTGCATTATTACAGCAAGCTTCTCTAAATATGAATGTAGTATTTTAAGTTGTTTTCATTATAACTATAATAAAGCTTCAAGGAAAGAGAGTAAAGACTAGTTAATAGAAttgtaggaaggagaaaaaggttgTAAAAGTAGACTTATATAAGTCTTCAATTTTGTGCTGGCCAGCAGGTAGAACTGACAATACCACTCAGGTTTTGCTTCAGCAGACAAGCATGAAAaaggagaagcaggaaggaaattaaatatgaTTATGTAAATTCATCGATCATTACAGTTATTGCAACTCTCATGTTTTTCCCCTTATTAGAAATAACTGCACAACTCTCTTTACTAGTGATTGCCTCCAGGCAAGCAGAGCTTTATTCCAGCTTAGAGAATGCTGACAAATCGGAACTGTAACATCACAAGCCAACACCAAACTTACGAGCTTTTTATATAATAGTTATACTCATATACAAGCCACTTTATGTGAGGAAATAATTAAGCTTTGATCCTTTGACGTATTCCTTCACTTCAGAGTCTAGAGATAGTTTTCTGAGACAGACTTACGCAGCTCTCCAACTGACAACTTACACAAACCCTTCAGAAAAGCAGACTAATGCATGCACAAGAGGAATCACAACGCTTGAAGCTGAGCTATCTACCACTAGCTACATCTGCCTTAGAACAAGGAAAAGACTACAGTTCTATAGGACAGGATTGTAGTCTTCCATGTATATCTTCCAGACGAAGCTTATTCTTCTCTGCTATGCCTTCACGAATACATGGTCAGCTGCAGCCAGTCTTCAATTGTCATTTTGATCTGTCCATTTCCATCTCGGTCCAGGGACTTGAAGGCCCGGAACATGCTGTCCAGTCGTACCAAGCAGCTAATGAAGTTGTTGAAATCCATGCTACCGTCCTCATCAGCATATCTGCGCACGATTACCTGGCAGAGTTGTTTGTTCAGGTGGAACCCTGCAGCCTTCAAGGCATCTGGCAGCTGAGCTCTCCCAACAGTGCCTGACTGATCGGTATCATACTGCTTGTATACGCATTGCCATTTCTTGATGTTGTTCCACAGATACTTAAACTCTTCAAAGCCCAGTTTGCCATTTGTATCACTGTCCATGACGGCTACCATGCTACGACATGTGTCTAAGCTGAAGCCATCTGTCTTCAAGTCTTGATGTCTGGAAACGACTTTGTTCAGGATGTCCCTTAGCTCTGTGGCACACACTTCCATATCATCTCCAGCCAGCTGGACAAAAAGGCGACGAAACTGCCTGATCTCCTCACTCTCATAAGCTTCCACATTTGTAAAACGATtgtgaggaggtggaggtggcTCTGGATTATACTGAGCTGCTGCTTCACTTATAAGATTGACAAGACCTCCAACAAGTCCTCCAAGATTCCCTCGATGTCCACCTCCTGTTAGGACATCTCCAAGGCCATGTGCAAGGCTCCCTCCACGACCACTACCACTTCCTCCACTCAGCAAAGCTTTAGCAAGGAACATCACAAAGATTTTTTGAAGGGAGCACTCAGAGATCCAGTGCTTCTGTAACTCTCCAAAGTGGTACTGTGTCTGAGCTGGGCGTGGGCAAAACACAGCTTATCTGCGTGCTTAGACTTCACCATGTCTGTGCATGTCT is drawn from Mycteria americana isolate JAX WOST 10 ecotype Jacksonville Zoo and Gardens chromosome 8, USCA_MyAme_1.0, whole genome shotgun sequence and contains these coding sequences:
- the CAPNS2 gene encoding calpain small subunit 2; this translates as MFLAKALLSGGSGSGRGGSLAHGLGDVLTGGGHRGNLGGLVGGLVNLISEAAAQYNPEPPPPPHNRFTNVEAYESEEIRQFRRLFVQLAGDDMEVCATELRDILNKVVSRHQDLKTDGFSLDTCRSMVAVMDSDTNGKLGFEEFKYLWNNIKKWQCVYKQYDTDQSGTVGRAQLPDALKAAGFHLNKQLCQVIVRRYADEDGSMDFNNFISCLVRLDSMFRAFKSLDRDGNGQIKMTIEDWLQLTMYS